The Acipenser ruthenus chromosome 25, fAciRut3.2 maternal haplotype, whole genome shotgun sequence genome has a window encoding:
- the LOC117414030 gene encoding histone-lysine N-methyltransferase SETD5-like isoform X2 has protein sequence MSIVIPLGVTTPDTSYSDMAAGSDPESVEASPAVNEKNNYSNPSCGTAQNHGYRGLPYADHNYGAPPPPTPPASPSTQTIIPRMELNGVRSQYVDNSADSDSSSDENGCRWCHCSLTQDGFVIKCENCRGLDRRKGIGVQRRKQENVSGGESSATESGDEEVTPPAVSYTATQHTPTSITLTVNRVKRSKTKKRKKSTEKTRSAPKAKKIKAFREGSRKSMRMKNSTTEANTLDENTTEGWENRIRLWTDQYEEAFSNQYSADIQNLLELQRITNKDSVGKNATMDTISKTELACNNTVIGSQMQLQLGRVTRVQKHRKILRAARDLVPNTLIIEYRGKVMLKQQFEVNGQFFKKPYPFVLFYSKFNEVEMCVDARTFGNDARFIRRSCTPNAEVRHVIADGMIHLCIYGNTRITKDTEVTIGFDYEFNNCNYKVDCACHKGNQNCPVQKHNLSPMEPLPPPPPPPTPPQVGAMTRRSKARRKELEVGNQDNASDENSNQQSEDLNDSKEFQGLGAAGSDAEEGDDRLKLEDNEEIENDENAILNKQSRDDRKAEAIMHVFENLEKRKRRNIQIQERSCSTSGAASSPATPTAQEPKLDTTETEDSNLASAVTQTPQNTGVGVSTRRSAQSTELPVVEKPPAKPAPARSSKPRPKSRLSRYRSSSSQRARRQRQAMAQQAAEQGQVAMEEGIPGVCGAEQGSTEGGLASGLPLDVDGAAGTAAGSLGNRANLRYPKTKTYLVTEWLNDKVAEKPESPIDWPLRITTDPTVLATTLNMLPGLSHSPLICTAPKHYIRFGSPFTPERRRRPVILDGTYGSCKKRWMKQALDEGMSAKTGDSGTESQSSHQSHSCSSTSNPSPCNTELTAPLKKRKSYVPEGSTSELLRPLSPITPPPPSSDTMSPLLAASCALLLGGEEDKHNGYMYSPLHSLAASRCNTPLQFENISSPESSPAHRPESLSPEPCLRTDFDQPQTTYPDLSVPSGMTSPVLSATGSSEDFASVQAPLVAGVPFSSTTDAVFSGRSLDCQAQAKEQAFRTEFNLIYACSPLNANLLASGNLAEGTGRGSAVGSDGRTSLSEGGFSPGEVFFGRQSQGLLNEPAQGAMSPYGDRQYVYSESGTPPHNPPQKKKVSLLEYRKRKQGTKESFPGEPGKSVGTPTRSSSSCSSNAESPHVTRTTLRHPTSPQSGFSSPVHHSIPQIEEVSPPEPCTSRHFGASAAGSHSKPQDTISSRWMVPTSVERLREGQGVLERVLRGGMKMERVLKRVESTSGESRERDSDFTEGGSLDMQAISCSRGSPIHSPQRYSHSPSRYNHQLQPVHSEGHQPEPQTFLQESMSPFRGHGSTYSYSTPSPGHGYRPTTHTMSHGATQSQLDPSLQPVSYSSPVHYSSSSSSSSSSSLDSSMVPIGGNIGHYGSSQQHSGSSIHLYSGSHLKTSLLSSQSVAISAADSLTPGNHKTVTTDSSVVLPATNAASVNATSASQSSRLSQSDLRTLSPVSPGQTVLQSGTRLLAAAANSQHYQHRGTALSQYQHPQIQGSGVRTQSGTY, from the exons ATGAGCATAGTAATCCCTTTGGGAGTCACCACACCAGATACATCATACTCAGACATGGCTGCTGGATCAGA CCCCGAGTCGGTGGAAGCAAGCCCCGCCGTCAATGAGAAGAATAACTATTCCAATCCCAGCTGTGGGACCGCTCAGAATCATGGGTACCGAGGATTACCCTACGCA GATCACAACTATggcgccccccctccccccactccGCCAGCGTCCCCATCCACACAGACCATCATCCCGCGTATGGAGCTTAACGGGGTGCGCTCGCAGTACGTGGACAATTCGGCTGACAGTGACAGCTCCTCTGACGAGAACGGTTGCAGGTGGTGTCACTGCAGCCTGACACAGGACGGCTTTGTCATTAAATGTGAAAACTGCAG GGGTTTAGACAGACGGAAAGGGATCGGAGTCCAGCgaagaaaacaagaaaatgtgTCTG GCGGTGAGAGTAGCGCCACAGAGAGTGGGGATGAGGAGGTGACCCCGCCAGCGGTGTCCTACACTGCCACGCAGCACACTCCTACCAGCATCACTCTCACCGTCAACCGCGTCAAGAGATCCAAAACCAAAAAGAGGAAGAAAAGCACGGAGAAAACCCGCAGCGCCCCAAAAGCAAAGAAAATCAAG GCTTTCCGAGAAGGTTCTAGGAAATCAATGCGAATGAAG AATTCAACGACAGAGGCTAACACCCTGGATGAGAACACGACAGAGGGCTGGGAGAACCGGATCCGGCTCTGGACAGATCAGTATGAAGAAGCTTTCTCTAACCAGTACAGCGCGGACATTCAGAACTTACTGGAGCTGCAGCGCATCACCAACAAGGACTCTGTGGGGAAAAACGCAACAATGGACACCATCAGCAAAACTGAGTTAGCCTGTAACAACACAGTCATCGGCTCTCAGATGCAG CTCCAGCTTGGGAGGGTAACGCGAGTGCAGAAACACAGGAAGATACTTCGAGCCGCGCGGGATCTGGTGCCGAATACCCTGATCATAGAGTACCGAGGGAAGGTCATGCTGAAGCAGCAGTTTGAAGTCAATGGGCAGTTCTTTAAAAA accaTACCCATTTGTACTTTTTTACTCCAAGTTTAATGAGGTTGAGATGTGTGTGGATGCACGGACATTTGGGAATGATGCACGGTTCATCAGAAGGTCCTGCACACCCAATGCTGAG GTTCGGCACGTGATTGCTGATGGGATGATCCACTTGTGTATCTATGGCAACACTCGCATCACAAAGGATACCGAAGTAACCATTGGCTTTGACTACGAATTCAACAACTG CAATTACAAAGTGGACTGCGCTTGTCATAAAGGGAACCAGAACTGCCCGGTGCAGAAGCACAACCTGAGCCCTATGGAGCCACtgccacctcctcctccccctcccacaCCCCCACAGGTGGGAGCAATGACCAGACGCAGTAAAGCCAGGCGGAAAGAGCTGGAGGTGGGCAACCAGGACAACGCGTCCGATGAGAACAGCAACCAGCAGTCTGAGGACCTGAATGATTCCAAAGAGTTCCAGGGACTTGGAGCTGCGGGCAGTGACGCAGAG GAGGGAGATGATAGGTTGAAGCTAGAAGATAATGAAGAAATTGAAAATGACGAGAATGCAATCCTAAATAAACAG tcACGGGATGATCGGAAAGCTGAAGCCATCATGCATGTGTTTGAGAACTTGGAAAAAAGGAAAAGGAGGAATATCCAGATCCAGGAGAGGAGCTGTAGCACTTCAGGGGCAGCTTCCAGTCCAGCAACACCCACGGCACAGGAGCCTAAACTAGATACCACCGAGACCGAGGATTCCAATCTTGCCTCAGCAGTGACGCAGACTCCTCAAAACACCGGGGTCGGGGTCAGCACCCGCCGATCCGCTCAGAGCACA GAGTTGCCAGTGGTGGAGAAGCCACCTGCTAAGCCTGCTCCTGCCAGGTCTTCCAAGCCACGGCCAAAGAGCCGCCTCTCCCGATACCGCTCCAGCTCCTCACAGCGAGCACGGCGACAGCGGCAGGCAATGGCTCAGCAGGCAGCAGAGCAGGGGCAGGTAGCCATGGAGGAGGGGATACCAGGGGTCTGTGGTGCTGAGCAAGGGAGCACAGAAGGGGGACTGGCCAGTGGACTTCCCCTTGATGTAGATGGAGCAGCTGGGACTGCTGCTGGATCCCTGGGTAACCGAGCAAACCTCCGATACCCCAAGACTAAAACG TACCTGGTGACGGAGTGGTTGAACGATAAGGTTGCTGAGAAGCCCGAATCCCCGATCGACTGGCCACTACGAATAACCACGGACCCCACAGTGCTGGCCACTACCCTGAACATGCTTCCCGGTCTCAGCCACTCACCTCTCATCTGCACAGCCCCCAAACACTACATCCGATTCGGCTCCCCCTTCACACCCGAGAGACGCAGACGCCCTGTCATCCTCGATGGAACCTACGGCTCCTGTAAAAAG CGTTGGATGAAGCAAGCGTTGGACGAAGGCATGTCAGCCAAAACTGGGGATAGTGGAACGGAGTCTCAGTCATCACACCAAAGTCACAGCTGCAGCAGCACCTCAAACCCCAGcccctgtaacacag AGTTAACAGCGCCCCTTAAGAAACGGAAATCATATGTGCCGGAGGGAAGCACCTCGGAGCTGCTGCGACCGCTCTCCCCCATCACCCCCCCTCCACCCTCGTCAGATACTATGAGCCCCCTGTTGGCAGCTTCTTGCGCCCTTCTCCTGGGAGGGGAAGAGGACAAGCACAATGGATACATGTACTCTCCCCTTCACTCCCTTGCTGCTAGTCGCTGTAACACCCCGCTGCAGTTTGAG AACATATCCTCCCCTGAGAGTTCCCCTGCGCATAGGCCCGAGTCCCTGTCACCAGAG CCTTGTCTCCGAACAGATTTTGACCAACCCCAGACAACTTATCCTGATCTGTCTGTTCCCTCTGGCATGACGAGCCCTGTCCTGTCTGCGACAGGATCTTCTGAGGATTTTGCTTCTGTACAGGCACCGCTTGTTGCTGGGGTGCCATTCAGCAGTACAACTGATGCAGTCTTCAGTGGGAGGAGCCTGGATTGCCAGGCCCAAGCTAAGGAGCAGGCATTCAGGACAGAGTTTAATCTCATCTACGCCTGCTCCCCTTTGAACGCTAACTTGCTAGCATCCGGGAACCTTGCAGAGGGAACGGGGCGAGGGTCTGCTGTTGGCAGCGACGGGAGAACATCCCTGTCAGAAGGGGGGTTCTCCCCCGGAGAAGTCTTTTTTGGTCGACAGAGTCAGGGACTCCTGAACGAGCCTGCCCAGGGTGCAATGTCACCCTATGGAGATAGACAGTATGTTTACTCCGAGAGCGGAACACCACCCCATAACCCACCACAGAAAAAGAAG GTCTCTCTGTTGGAATACAGAAAGCGGAAGCAAGGAACGAAGGAGAGCTTCCCAGGCGAGCCAGGTAAATCGGTGGGCACGCCAACCAGgtccagcagcagctgcagcagcaatgCAGAGTCCCCTCATGTCACACGCACCACGCTGCGGCACCCCACCTCCCCACAGAGTGGCTTCTCCTCCCCGGTTCACCACTCCATCCCTCAGATAGAGGAGGTCAGCCCCCCAGAGCCCTGCACCAGCCGACACTTTGGAGCCTCAGCAGCTGGCTCCCACAGCAAACCTCAGGACACCATCAGCAGCCGCTG GATGGTGCCCACATCAGTTGAGAGGCTACGAGAGGGTCAGGGGGTGCTGGAGAGAGTCTTGCGGGGGGGCATGAAGATGGAGCGTGTGCTGAAGAGAGTGGAGTCCACTTCAGGAGAGtccagggagagagactcag ATTTCACAGAGGGGGGAAGTTTAGACATGCAAGCCATTTCTTGTTCTAGAGGCTCACCTATACACAGCCCCCAAAGATACAGCCACAGTCCCTCCCGATACAATCACCAG CTGCAGCCAGTTCATTCTGAAGGACACCAACCAGAACCTCAGACTTTCCTACAGGAGAGCATGTCTCCATTTAGAGGCCATGGCAGCACATATAGCTATTCAACACCATCACCTGGACATGGCTACAGGCCCAcaacacacacaatgagccaCGGGGCAACCCAGAGCCAGCTAGATCCCTCACTTCAGCCTGTATCCTACTCCAGCCCTGTCCATtattcttcctcctcctcctcctcctcctcatcttccttgGACTCCTCTATGGTGCCTATTGGCGGGAACATCGGACACTATGGAAGCAGTCAACAGCATTCTGGAAGCAGCATACATTTGTATAGTGGCAGCCATCTAAAGACAAGCCTGCTTTCTAGCCAGTCCGTGGCGATATCTGCTGCCGACTCGCTTACACCGGGCAACCACAAAACTGTAACAACAGACTCAAGCGTGGTTCTTCCAGCCACCAATGCTGCTTCGGTTAATGCCACCTCAGCTTCACAGAGCTCCAGACTGTCACAATCTGACTTACGAACCTTAAGCCCAGTCAGCCCTGGACAAACTGTCCTGCAGTCTGGAACCAGACTATTAGCAGCAGCAGCCAACTCACAGCACTACCAACATCGGGGAACAGCATTGAGCCAGTACCAGCATCCACAGATACAAGGATCCGGAGTACGGACACAATCGGGAACCTATTAG
- the LOC117414030 gene encoding histone-lysine N-methyltransferase SETD5-like isoform X3, with amino-acid sequence MSIVIPLGVTTPDTSYSDMAAGSDPESVEASPAVNEKNNYSNPSCGTAQNHGYRGLPYADHNYGAPPPPTPPASPSTQTIIPRMELNGVRSQYVDNSADSDSSSDENGCRWCHCSLTQDGFVIKCENCRGLDRRKGIGVQRRKQENVSGGESSATESGDEEVTPPAVSYTATQHTPTSITLTVNRVKRSKTKKRKKSTEKTRSAPKAKKIKVSAPPAFREGSRKSMRMKNSTTEANTLDENTTEGWENRIRLWTDQYEEAFSNQYSADIQNLLELQRITNKDSVGKNATMDTISKTELACNNTVIGSQMQLQLGRVTRVQKHRKILRAARDLVPNTLIIEYRGKVMLKQQFEVNGQFFKKPYPFVLFYSKFNEVEMCVDARTFGNDARFIRRSCTPNAEVRHVIADGMIHLCIYGNTRITKDTEVTIGFDYEFNNCNYKVDCACHKGNQNCPVQKHNLSPMEPLPPPPPPPTPPQVGAMTRRSKARRKELEVGNQDNASDENSNQQSEDLNDSKEFQGLGAAGSDAEEGDDRLKLEDNEEIENDENAILNKQSRDDRKAEAIMHVFENLEKRKRRNIQIQERSCSTSGAASSPATPTAQEPKLDTTETEDSNLASAVTQTPQNTGVGVSTRRSAQSTELPVVEKPPAKPAPARSSKPRPKSRLSRYRSSSSQRARRQRQAMAQQAAEQGQVAMEEGIPGVCGAEQGSTEGGLASGLPLDVDGAAGTAAGSLGNRANLRYPKTKTYLVTEWLNDKVAEKPESPIDWPLRITTDPTVLATTLNMLPGLSHSPLICTAPKHYIRFGSPFTPERRRRPVILDGTYGSCKKRWMKQALDEGMSAKTGDSGTESQSSHQSHSCSSTSNPSPCNTELTAPLKKRKSYVPEGSTSELLRPLSPITPPPPSSDTMSPLLAASCALLLGGEEDKHNGYMYSPLHSLAASRCNTPLQFEPCLRTDFDQPQTTYPDLSVPSGMTSPVLSATGSSEDFASVQAPLVAGVPFSSTTDAVFSGRSLDCQAQAKEQAFRTEFNLIYACSPLNANLLASGNLAEGTGRGSAVGSDGRTSLSEGGFSPGEVFFGRQSQGLLNEPAQGAMSPYGDRQYVYSESGTPPHNPPQKKKVSLLEYRKRKQGTKESFPGEPGKSVGTPTRSSSSCSSNAESPHVTRTTLRHPTSPQSGFSSPVHHSIPQIEEVSPPEPCTSRHFGASAAGSHSKPQDTISSRWMVPTSVERLREGQGVLERVLRGGMKMERVLKRVESTSGESRERDSDFTEGGSLDMQAISCSRGSPIHSPQRYSHSPSRYNHQLQPVHSEGHQPEPQTFLQESMSPFRGHGSTYSYSTPSPGHGYRPTTHTMSHGATQSQLDPSLQPVSYSSPVHYSSSSSSSSSSSLDSSMVPIGGNIGHYGSSQQHSGSSIHLYSGSHLKTSLLSSQSVAISAADSLTPGNHKTVTTDSSVVLPATNAASVNATSASQSSRLSQSDLRTLSPVSPGQTVLQSGTRLLAAAANSQHYQHRGTALSQYQHPQIQGSGVRTQSGTY; translated from the exons ATGAGCATAGTAATCCCTTTGGGAGTCACCACACCAGATACATCATACTCAGACATGGCTGCTGGATCAGA CCCCGAGTCGGTGGAAGCAAGCCCCGCCGTCAATGAGAAGAATAACTATTCCAATCCCAGCTGTGGGACCGCTCAGAATCATGGGTACCGAGGATTACCCTACGCA GATCACAACTATggcgccccccctccccccactccGCCAGCGTCCCCATCCACACAGACCATCATCCCGCGTATGGAGCTTAACGGGGTGCGCTCGCAGTACGTGGACAATTCGGCTGACAGTGACAGCTCCTCTGACGAGAACGGTTGCAGGTGGTGTCACTGCAGCCTGACACAGGACGGCTTTGTCATTAAATGTGAAAACTGCAG GGGTTTAGACAGACGGAAAGGGATCGGAGTCCAGCgaagaaaacaagaaaatgtgTCTG GCGGTGAGAGTAGCGCCACAGAGAGTGGGGATGAGGAGGTGACCCCGCCAGCGGTGTCCTACACTGCCACGCAGCACACTCCTACCAGCATCACTCTCACCGTCAACCGCGTCAAGAGATCCAAAACCAAAAAGAGGAAGAAAAGCACGGAGAAAACCCGCAGCGCCCCAAAAGCAAAGAAAATCAAGGTATCGGCACCTCCG GCTTTCCGAGAAGGTTCTAGGAAATCAATGCGAATGAAG AATTCAACGACAGAGGCTAACACCCTGGATGAGAACACGACAGAGGGCTGGGAGAACCGGATCCGGCTCTGGACAGATCAGTATGAAGAAGCTTTCTCTAACCAGTACAGCGCGGACATTCAGAACTTACTGGAGCTGCAGCGCATCACCAACAAGGACTCTGTGGGGAAAAACGCAACAATGGACACCATCAGCAAAACTGAGTTAGCCTGTAACAACACAGTCATCGGCTCTCAGATGCAG CTCCAGCTTGGGAGGGTAACGCGAGTGCAGAAACACAGGAAGATACTTCGAGCCGCGCGGGATCTGGTGCCGAATACCCTGATCATAGAGTACCGAGGGAAGGTCATGCTGAAGCAGCAGTTTGAAGTCAATGGGCAGTTCTTTAAAAA accaTACCCATTTGTACTTTTTTACTCCAAGTTTAATGAGGTTGAGATGTGTGTGGATGCACGGACATTTGGGAATGATGCACGGTTCATCAGAAGGTCCTGCACACCCAATGCTGAG GTTCGGCACGTGATTGCTGATGGGATGATCCACTTGTGTATCTATGGCAACACTCGCATCACAAAGGATACCGAAGTAACCATTGGCTTTGACTACGAATTCAACAACTG CAATTACAAAGTGGACTGCGCTTGTCATAAAGGGAACCAGAACTGCCCGGTGCAGAAGCACAACCTGAGCCCTATGGAGCCACtgccacctcctcctccccctcccacaCCCCCACAGGTGGGAGCAATGACCAGACGCAGTAAAGCCAGGCGGAAAGAGCTGGAGGTGGGCAACCAGGACAACGCGTCCGATGAGAACAGCAACCAGCAGTCTGAGGACCTGAATGATTCCAAAGAGTTCCAGGGACTTGGAGCTGCGGGCAGTGACGCAGAG GAGGGAGATGATAGGTTGAAGCTAGAAGATAATGAAGAAATTGAAAATGACGAGAATGCAATCCTAAATAAACAG tcACGGGATGATCGGAAAGCTGAAGCCATCATGCATGTGTTTGAGAACTTGGAAAAAAGGAAAAGGAGGAATATCCAGATCCAGGAGAGGAGCTGTAGCACTTCAGGGGCAGCTTCCAGTCCAGCAACACCCACGGCACAGGAGCCTAAACTAGATACCACCGAGACCGAGGATTCCAATCTTGCCTCAGCAGTGACGCAGACTCCTCAAAACACCGGGGTCGGGGTCAGCACCCGCCGATCCGCTCAGAGCACA GAGTTGCCAGTGGTGGAGAAGCCACCTGCTAAGCCTGCTCCTGCCAGGTCTTCCAAGCCACGGCCAAAGAGCCGCCTCTCCCGATACCGCTCCAGCTCCTCACAGCGAGCACGGCGACAGCGGCAGGCAATGGCTCAGCAGGCAGCAGAGCAGGGGCAGGTAGCCATGGAGGAGGGGATACCAGGGGTCTGTGGTGCTGAGCAAGGGAGCACAGAAGGGGGACTGGCCAGTGGACTTCCCCTTGATGTAGATGGAGCAGCTGGGACTGCTGCTGGATCCCTGGGTAACCGAGCAAACCTCCGATACCCCAAGACTAAAACG TACCTGGTGACGGAGTGGTTGAACGATAAGGTTGCTGAGAAGCCCGAATCCCCGATCGACTGGCCACTACGAATAACCACGGACCCCACAGTGCTGGCCACTACCCTGAACATGCTTCCCGGTCTCAGCCACTCACCTCTCATCTGCACAGCCCCCAAACACTACATCCGATTCGGCTCCCCCTTCACACCCGAGAGACGCAGACGCCCTGTCATCCTCGATGGAACCTACGGCTCCTGTAAAAAG CGTTGGATGAAGCAAGCGTTGGACGAAGGCATGTCAGCCAAAACTGGGGATAGTGGAACGGAGTCTCAGTCATCACACCAAAGTCACAGCTGCAGCAGCACCTCAAACCCCAGcccctgtaacacag AGTTAACAGCGCCCCTTAAGAAACGGAAATCATATGTGCCGGAGGGAAGCACCTCGGAGCTGCTGCGACCGCTCTCCCCCATCACCCCCCCTCCACCCTCGTCAGATACTATGAGCCCCCTGTTGGCAGCTTCTTGCGCCCTTCTCCTGGGAGGGGAAGAGGACAAGCACAATGGATACATGTACTCTCCCCTTCACTCCCTTGCTGCTAGTCGCTGTAACACCCCGCTGCAGTTTGAG CCTTGTCTCCGAACAGATTTTGACCAACCCCAGACAACTTATCCTGATCTGTCTGTTCCCTCTGGCATGACGAGCCCTGTCCTGTCTGCGACAGGATCTTCTGAGGATTTTGCTTCTGTACAGGCACCGCTTGTTGCTGGGGTGCCATTCAGCAGTACAACTGATGCAGTCTTCAGTGGGAGGAGCCTGGATTGCCAGGCCCAAGCTAAGGAGCAGGCATTCAGGACAGAGTTTAATCTCATCTACGCCTGCTCCCCTTTGAACGCTAACTTGCTAGCATCCGGGAACCTTGCAGAGGGAACGGGGCGAGGGTCTGCTGTTGGCAGCGACGGGAGAACATCCCTGTCAGAAGGGGGGTTCTCCCCCGGAGAAGTCTTTTTTGGTCGACAGAGTCAGGGACTCCTGAACGAGCCTGCCCAGGGTGCAATGTCACCCTATGGAGATAGACAGTATGTTTACTCCGAGAGCGGAACACCACCCCATAACCCACCACAGAAAAAGAAG GTCTCTCTGTTGGAATACAGAAAGCGGAAGCAAGGAACGAAGGAGAGCTTCCCAGGCGAGCCAGGTAAATCGGTGGGCACGCCAACCAGgtccagcagcagctgcagcagcaatgCAGAGTCCCCTCATGTCACACGCACCACGCTGCGGCACCCCACCTCCCCACAGAGTGGCTTCTCCTCCCCGGTTCACCACTCCATCCCTCAGATAGAGGAGGTCAGCCCCCCAGAGCCCTGCACCAGCCGACACTTTGGAGCCTCAGCAGCTGGCTCCCACAGCAAACCTCAGGACACCATCAGCAGCCGCTG GATGGTGCCCACATCAGTTGAGAGGCTACGAGAGGGTCAGGGGGTGCTGGAGAGAGTCTTGCGGGGGGGCATGAAGATGGAGCGTGTGCTGAAGAGAGTGGAGTCCACTTCAGGAGAGtccagggagagagactcag ATTTCACAGAGGGGGGAAGTTTAGACATGCAAGCCATTTCTTGTTCTAGAGGCTCACCTATACACAGCCCCCAAAGATACAGCCACAGTCCCTCCCGATACAATCACCAG CTGCAGCCAGTTCATTCTGAAGGACACCAACCAGAACCTCAGACTTTCCTACAGGAGAGCATGTCTCCATTTAGAGGCCATGGCAGCACATATAGCTATTCAACACCATCACCTGGACATGGCTACAGGCCCAcaacacacacaatgagccaCGGGGCAACCCAGAGCCAGCTAGATCCCTCACTTCAGCCTGTATCCTACTCCAGCCCTGTCCATtattcttcctcctcctcctcctcctcctcatcttccttgGACTCCTCTATGGTGCCTATTGGCGGGAACATCGGACACTATGGAAGCAGTCAACAGCATTCTGGAAGCAGCATACATTTGTATAGTGGCAGCCATCTAAAGACAAGCCTGCTTTCTAGCCAGTCCGTGGCGATATCTGCTGCCGACTCGCTTACACCGGGCAACCACAAAACTGTAACAACAGACTCAAGCGTGGTTCTTCCAGCCACCAATGCTGCTTCGGTTAATGCCACCTCAGCTTCACAGAGCTCCAGACTGTCACAATCTGACTTACGAACCTTAAGCCCAGTCAGCCCTGGACAAACTGTCCTGCAGTCTGGAACCAGACTATTAGCAGCAGCAGCCAACTCACAGCACTACCAACATCGGGGAACAGCATTGAGCCAGTACCAGCATCCACAGATACAAGGATCCGGAGTACGGACACAATCGGGAACCTATTAG